One segment of Brassica napus cultivar Da-Ae chromosome C3, Da-Ae, whole genome shotgun sequence DNA contains the following:
- the LOC106437297 gene encoding transcription factor MYB96 isoform X2 produces the protein MVRPPCCEKNGVKKGPWTPEEDIILVSYIQEHGPGNWRSVPTNTGLRRCSKSCRLRWTNYLRPGIKRGNFTEHEEKLIVHLQALLGNRWAAIASYLPERTDNDIKNYWNTHLKKKLKKINESGGEDNDDFSSSNTISQKQQQTSNKGQWERRLQTDINMAKQALCEALSLDKKPSSTLSPTSLSAPVIIPQNIPSFSSAILDRCYDPSSSSSSTTTTTTTTSNYTNPYPSGVYASSAENIARLLQDFMKDTPKTLTLTSSSPVSETGPFASATSEEGGEGLEQSFFTFNSMEESQNLTQETSFFHDQESKPAVTMEQDSGLISQGSLSLLEKWLFDENMVAMSLGQEAMF, from the exons ATGGTAAGACCACCTTGTTGCGAAAAGAACGGAGTGAAGAAAGGGCCATGGACACCAGAGGAAGACATCATCTTGGTTTCTTACATTCAAGAACATGGTCCTGGAAACTGGAGATCTGTCCCAACGAACACAG gTCTAAGGAGATGTAGCAAGAGCTGCAGATTGAGATGGACTAATTATCTTCGACCCGGTATTAAGCGGGGAAATTTTACTGAGCATGAAGAGAAGCTGATTGTTCATCTTCAAGCCCTTTTAGGCAACAG ATGGGCAGCCATAGCATCATACCTTCCAGAAAGAACTGACAATGATATAAAGAACTATTGGAACACTCACTtgaagaagaagctcaagaaGATCAACGAATCTGGTGGAGAAGATAATGATGACTTCTCTTCATCAAACACTATTTCACAGAAGCAACAACAAACCTCAAACAAAGGTCAATGGGAGAGAAGACTCCAGACAGATATCAACATGGCAAAGCAAGCTCTTTGTGAGGCTTTGTCTTTAGACAAAAAACCATCATCAACACTTTCTCCAACATCATTGTCAGCACCAGTAATCATACCACAAAACATCCCTAGCTTCTCATCAGCTATACTGGACCGTTGTTATGAtccatcctcttcttcttcctctaccaCAACCACAACCACCACTACAAGCAACTATACTAATCCATACCCATCAGGGGTATATGCGTCAAGTGCTGAGAACATCGCTCGGTTGCTTCAAGATTTCATGAAAGATACACCAAAAACATTAACTTTAACATCCTCATCACCAGTTTCTGAGACCGGACCATTTGCTTCAGCAACTTCCGAAGAAGGTGGAGAAGGGTTGGAACAATCTTTCTTTACCTTCAATTCCATGGAAGAATCTCAAAATTTGACTCAGGAGACTAGCTTCTTCCATGACCAAGAGAGTAAACCGGCGGTAACAATGGAGCAAGATTCTGGTTTGATATCGCAAGGATCTTTGTCTTTGTTGGAGAAATGGTTATTTGATGAAAAC ATGGTTGCTATGTCGTTAGGACAAGAAGCGATGTTCTAG
- the BNACNNG45990D gene encoding uncharacterized protein BNACNNG45990D, whose product MSDHLSSCTDRLVTSDDLDSDRGSIESSGESSGTTRLSSSTTTKSIDDKNVQVEERDDVADEEEEPLIQSVECRICQDEDSIKNLESPCSCSGSLKYAHRKCVQRWCNEKGDTICEICHKSYQPGYTAPPPPPADDTVIDIGEDWANGVPLDFNDPRIFAMAAAERRFFDPDYDEYADSNSSGAAFLRSAALILMALLLLRHAMNLSNNNSDDEEDDPSAFFFLFMLRAAAFLLPCYIMAWAISILQRRRQRQEAAALAAAEVAFMLHSGAGGGVQRRGGLHFAVAPELISNPQHQPEASPQ is encoded by the exons atGTCTGATCATCTGAGTTCATGTACCGACCGTCTCGTAACATCTGATGACCTGGATTCGGACAGAGGATCCATTGAATCTTCTGGAGAAAGTTCCGGCACCACAAGGCTTTCTTCTTCTACGACTACTAAATCTATTGATGATAAAAATGTGCAAGTAGAAGAACGTGATGATGTCgctgatgaagaagaggaaccgCTCATCCAATCAGTTGAATGCCGTATATGCCAAGATGAGGATTCTATTAAGAACCTCGAGTCTCCATGCTCTTGTAGTGGCAGCTTGAAG TATGCTCATCGGAAGTGTGTTCAGCGCTGGTGTAATGAGAAGGGCGACACTATCTGTGAAATCTGCCACAAG TCTTATCAACCTGGCTACACCgctccaccacctcctcctgCTGATGATACCGTTATCGATATCGG TGAGGACTGGGCCAATGGTGTTCCTTTAGACTTCAACGACCCTCGCATTTTTGCAATGGCGGCTGCAGAACGCCGTTTCTTTGATCCGGACTACGACGAGTATGCTGATTCTAACTCTAGCGGAGCTGCCTTTCTTCGCTCCGCTGCTCTCATC TTAATGGCGCTTTTATTGCTACGACACGCCATGAATCTTTCAAACAACAACTCAgacgatgaagaagatgatccaTCGGCTTTCTTCTTT CTTTTCATGCTTCGTGCTGCCGCTTTTCTCCTCCCATGTTACATCATGGCTTGGGCCATCAGTATATTACAACGCCGAAGACAGAGACAG GAAGCAGCCGCTCTGGCCGCTGCAGAAGTTGCGTTTATGCTGCACAGCGGGGCTGGCGGTGGAGTCCAACGCAGAGGAGGCTTGCACTTTGCTGTAGCTCCTGAGCTGATATCGAATCCACAACACCAACCTGAGGCTTCACCGCAATGA
- the LOC106437297 gene encoding transcription factor MYB96 isoform X1 — protein sequence MVRPPCCEKNGVKKGPWTPEEDIILVSYIQEHGPGNWRSVPTNTGLRRCSKSCRLRWTNYLRPGIKRGNFTEHEEKLIVHLQALLGNRWAAIASYLPERTDNDIKNYWNTHLKKKLKKINESGGEDNDDFSSSNTISQKQQQTSNKGQWERRLQTDINMAKQALCEALSLDKKPSSTLSPTSLSAPVIIPQNIPSFSSAILDRCYDPSSSSSSTTTTTTTTSNYTNPYPSGVYASSAENIARLLQDFMKDTPKTLTLTSSSPVSETGPFASATSEEGGEGLEQSFFTFNSMEESQNLTQETSFFHDQESKPAVTMEQDSGLISQGSLSLLEKWLFDENMVAMSLGQEAMF from the exons ATGGTAAGACCACCTTGTTGCGAAAAGAACGGAGTGAAGAAAGGGCCATGGACACCAGAGGAAGACATCATCTTGGTTTCTTACATTCAAGAACATGGTCCTGGAAACTGGAGATCTGTCCCAACGAACACAG gTCTAAGGAGATGTAGCAAGAGCTGCAGATTGAGATGGACTAATTATCTTCGACCCGGTATTAAGCGGGGAAATTTTACTGAGCATGAAGAGAAGCTGATTGTTCATCTTCAAGCCCTTTTAGGCAACAG ATGGGCAGCCATAGCATCATACCTTCCAGAAAGAACTGACAATGATATAAAGAACTATTGGAACACTCACTtgaagaagaagctcaagaaGATCAACGAATCTGGTGGAGAAGATAATGATGACTTCTCTTCATCAAACACTATTTCACAGAAGCAACAACAAACCTCAAACAAAGGTCAATGGGAGAGAAGACTCCAGACAGATATCAACATGGCAAAGCAAGCTCTTTGTGAGGCTTTGTCTTTAGACAAAAAACCATCATCAACACTTTCTCCAACATCATTGTCAGCACCAGTAATCATACCACAAAACATCCCTAGCTTCTCATCAGCTATACTGGACCGTTGTTATGAtccatcctcttcttcttcctctaccaCAACCACAACCACCACTACAAGCAACTATACTAATCCATACCCATCAGGGGTATATGCGTCAAGTGCTGAGAACATCGCTCGGTTGCTTCAAGATTTCATGAAAGATACACCAAAAACATTAACTTTAACATCCTCATCACCAGTTTCTGAGACCGGACCATTTGCTTCAGCAACTTCCGAAGAAGGTGGAGAAGGGTTGGAACAATCTTTCTTTACCTTCAATTCCATGGAAGAATCTCAAAATTTGACTCAGGAGACTAGCTTCTTCCATGACCAAGAGAGTAAACCGGCGGTAACAATGGAGCAAGATTCTGGTTTGATATCGCAAGGATCTTTGTCTTTGTTGGAGAAATGGTTATTTGATGAAAACATGGTTGCTATGTCGTTAGGACAAGAAGCGATGTTCTAG